A window of Bradyrhizobium sp. AZCC 1610 contains these coding sequences:
- a CDS encoding response regulator: MPRVLIADDEDSMRSLVARAIAMDGHETVTAEDGAEALDILTREHGTFDLLLTDIQMPVMDGIALALTAARDFPKLKILLMTGFADQRERASGLNAIVHDVVTKPFSVHDIRTAVADALAAGKAG; the protein is encoded by the coding sequence ATGCCACGCGTGCTGATTGCCGATGACGAGGATTCCATGCGCTCGCTGGTGGCGCGCGCCATCGCCATGGACGGCCATGAGACCGTCACCGCCGAGGACGGCGCCGAAGCGCTCGATATCCTGACCCGCGAACACGGCACGTTCGACCTGCTGCTGACCGACATCCAGATGCCCGTGATGGACGGCATCGCACTTGCGCTGACGGCGGCGCGCGATTTTCCCAAGCTGAAGATCCTGTTGATGACGGGTTTCGCCGATCAGCGCGAACGCGCCTCCGGCCTCAACGCCATCGTACACGACGTGGTGACGAAGCCGTTCTCGGTGCACGACATCCGCACGGCTGTGGCGGATGCGCTGGCGGCTGGGAAGGCGGGGTAG
- a CDS encoding MJ0042-type zinc finger domain-containing protein — MHIVCPHCTTSYAINPATLGPAGRTVRCSRCKETWLARPEDAIEMAAAGPAAMPTSAQSAPPAANDAAAEWEALAREEEGHDTPVVDSPSISAGWPAEGEGSQPSGDSDWPSATRLDAENHEGIPITTHRQRLARLFRLPSLPRIPFMPSLGLPTACAAMGALILALIIWRAETVRLLPQTATFYKMVGLEVNLRGLAFKDIKISNETVDGKPVLVIEGVIIGETKKPVELPRLRFSVRDAQGAEIYAWNAVLEQPVLKPGERAYFKSRLASPPPEGRNIDVRFFNKRDLAGHA, encoded by the coding sequence ATGCATATCGTTTGCCCTCATTGTACAACATCTTACGCCATCAATCCTGCCACCCTGGGGCCCGCCGGACGTACCGTCCGCTGTTCGCGCTGCAAGGAGACCTGGCTGGCGCGGCCCGAAGACGCGATCGAAATGGCGGCCGCCGGGCCGGCCGCCATGCCAACTTCGGCGCAATCGGCCCCGCCGGCCGCGAACGATGCCGCGGCCGAGTGGGAGGCGCTGGCGCGCGAGGAGGAGGGGCATGACACCCCGGTGGTCGACAGCCCCTCGATTTCGGCCGGCTGGCCGGCCGAGGGCGAAGGATCGCAACCAAGCGGCGACAGCGACTGGCCGTCGGCCACCCGGCTGGATGCGGAAAACCATGAGGGGATCCCGATCACCACGCACCGCCAGCGGTTGGCCCGCCTGTTCCGGCTGCCCTCCCTGCCCCGCATCCCCTTCATGCCGTCCTTGGGCCTGCCGACCGCCTGCGCCGCGATGGGCGCGCTGATCCTGGCGCTGATAATCTGGCGCGCTGAAACCGTGCGGCTGCTGCCGCAAACCGCGACGTTCTACAAGATGGTCGGGCTGGAGGTGAACCTGCGCGGGCTGGCGTTCAAGGACATCAAGATCAGCAACGAGACCGTGGACGGCAAGCCGGTCCTGGTCATCGAAGGCGTGATCATAGGCGAGACCAAGAAGCCGGTCGAATTGCCGCGGCTGCGCTTTTCCGTCCGCGACGCGCAAGGCGCCGAGATCTATGCCTGGAACGCGGTGCTCGAGCAGCCGGTGCTCAAGCCCGGCGAGCGCGCCTACTTCAAGTCGCGGCTGGCTTCGCCGCCGCCCGAAGGCCGCAATATTGACGTACGCTTTTTCAACAAGCGGGATCTGGCCGGCCACGCCTGA